In Actinomycetota bacterium, the DNA window ACATTCACGCGCGCGAGTCCGACGGAAGTCCGACGCACCGCGTCGGCGCCTATAAGGACATCCGCGACGCCATCGTTTCGGAGGTTCCGGAGATCATCATTAACTTCTCGACGGGGTCGATCGGCATCCCCGTTGAAGAGCGCATTGCTCACGTTCGCGAACTCAAGCCCGACATCGGGGCACTGAACATGGGGTCGATGAACTACGCCAAGTACTCACCGAAGCGCAAGAGTTTGGTGTTCGATTTGGTGTTCTCCAACCCGTTCGCCGACATCATGAAGTTCCTCGAGGTGATGAACGAGGTCGGCGTGAAGCCGGAACTGGAGTGTTTCGACTCAGGCCATATTGGAAACGCTTTCCCGCTGATCGACATGGGCGTGTTGTCGGCCCCCGCGCACTTCTCGATCATCCTCGGCGTGCTGGGCGGAGCGTTGCCGACGACGCAGTCGCTTGCTTACCTGTCGTCGATTCTTCCCGAGGGATCCGACTGGGGAGTCATTGGGGTTTCGCACGAGCAATGGCGACTGGTGGCCGCTTCGGCGACGCTGGGCGGGAACGCTCGGGTCGGATTCGAGGACAACTTCTACCTGCCGAACGGCGAGATGGCGGCCTCGAACGGGGATTTGGCTGCCGCCGCGGCAGACATCATTCGAAAGACGGGACGAGAGATCGCCGGGCCGGACGAGGCGCGCGCGATCATCGGACTTCCGCCGAGGAGATGACATGGGAATCAACGTTGAAGCAGAGATGGTGGCCAACGTGTGGAAGGTGATGGTGTCTGCGGGCGCCGGCGTCGCCGAGGGGGACACGCTGGTGATCCTGGAGTCGATGAAGATGGAGATTCCGGTTGAGGCTCCTGTCGCCGGGACGGTGAGCGTGATCAATGTCGAGGAAGGCGGCGTCGTTCAAGAGGGCGACGTCATAGCCGTTATCGACTGAGTGACCCAGCGCGGCGCCCGGTGGGGAGGTCCTCACCGGGCGCTATGCTCAAATCATGTCGGGTCTGAGCGGTCTTGCCGGTCGCCACACCACGTTGTCGGCTAGAGACGTCGAGCACTTGCACCGTCTTTTGGCTGAGTGGCAACTGCTGGCCGACCTTGCCTTCTCCGACTGTCTGCTGATGGCGCCGACCGTGGGGGCGGAGCGGTTTCTGATCCTTGCGCAGGTTCGTCCGTACCCCGCGCAGACGCTCTATCAGGAGGACATGGTCGGCCGCTTCGTGGATGTGCTGAATCGTCCGAAGGTGGCCCTCGCGTTCCGCGAGGGGCGGATCGTTCGCGAAGGGGACCCCGAGTGGCACGGCGGAGTGCCGGTGCGAGAAGAGGCCGTCCCGGTCCTTCTTGAGGGGCGTGTCCTCGCGGTGATCAGCGCCGAGCAGAATCTCGCGGCCGCCCGCACGCCGTCACACCTGGAGTTGTCGTACCTGCGCGCCGCCGGTGATCTCGAACGGATGATCGCCGAGGGGACGTTTCCCTACATTGTCGAGGAGGAGTTCGAGCGAGAACTGCTGCCCCGCGTCGGGGACGGATTCTTGCAGCTCGATGCCGAGGGCAGGGTTACATACGCGAGCCCCAACGCGGTCTCCGCCTACCGACGACTTGGTTTGACCGCGAACATCGCAGGGGAGCGGCTGGTCGATTTG includes these proteins:
- a CDS encoding 3-keto-5-aminohexanoate cleavage protein; the protein is MGINDKAVITVALSGVVANRAQCPGIPYTPEEYAAESRRAYESGCTMVHIHARESDGSPTHRVGAYKDIRDAIVSEVPEIIINFSTGSIGIPVEERIAHVRELKPDIGALNMGSMNYAKYSPKRKSLVFDLVFSNPFADIMKFLEVMNEVGVKPELECFDSGHIGNAFPLIDMGVLSAPAHFSIILGVLGGALPTTQSLAYLSSILPEGSDWGVIGVSHEQWRLVAASATLGGNARVGFEDNFYLPNGEMAASNGDLAAAAADIIRKTGREIAGPDEARAIIGLPPRR
- a CDS encoding biotin/lipoyl-binding carrier protein; amino-acid sequence: MGINVEAEMVANVWKVMVSAGAGVAEGDTLVILESMKMEIPVEAPVAGTVSVINVEEGGVVQEGDVIAVID